The segment AGTAGCGTCTCCGCGGCGCCCTCGGACCCGAGACTCCGGCAGTTCCTGCAGAAGTCACTGGCTGCGGCAGCGGGGAAACAGGTAAGTCCCTCCCGCACCTTCCCCCGGAGTGCGCCAGGGATCCGAGCGAGCTGCGGGCAGCCCGGGGCCGTTAGCGGGTCGGCACCAAGTTCTCCCCCGGCTGTGCCGGGCATGGCTCTGCAGCGCGCTGGCTTTGGCTGCTGCCGTGGCGGGGTGGGTTTCTCAGGGGCAGCAGGTCCATACACAGGTGCATTTCACCTGCACCGGACCGAGCTTAACGGGCCCCGCAGGGGAGGGTTTTTCGCTTTCACACGAAACCAGCCAGCAGGAGCGCGGGGGATTAACATGCGCCCGCCTGCACTTTTCAAACTGAGCTCTGCAGAGGAATctagccgggggcggggggggggggaatccagctGCGCCCAGTGCTCCTTCCAGCTGCGtcccagccccaggagctggTGGGCCAGCGTCTTCCGAAGGAACAGTCCCGAGGCTGTTGAGGAGCAGTGGCAGGGGGCAGCCCGGGGCTAGCTTTCCCATTAGGCATTTAAAATGAACGCAGGGTTAATGCGGCCCTGCCAAGAAAGCTGTCAAGCCTCCAGCCGGACTGGGGAGAACTCTCCAGGGTGCTAGGGAGCAACCCGGGGGACAGGCCGTGGTGGGATTTCTCCAGGGTGCTgaaaccagccccactgccaaaGCCTCCAGCCCCGCGCAGGGCTTCCAGGCGGGGTCGAGCTGGCCAAGGCGCCTGGGGGTGGCTTTAGAGGCAGCTGGTGTTGACCTTGTGTGTTAGCTCCCGAGGAACAGCGGGATAGCGGATAGGTCCCATTCGCCCCACAGGGACCAGGCTTCTCTGGGTACATCTGCCTCGAGCCCCCGCTTTCCAGGCGTGTCTGGACAGAGACTTGGTAGACCATCGCTGTGTTTTAATCCGCCTGCTTTGATCAGCGATgctaacctccccccccccacccccacccccacacacaccccagggtgCCAGGTTACAAACCGGAGGAAGCCCAGCCCCTCTCAGGGCTTTGGTGGATTAAAGGAGAATTCAGGGAGAATTtaaaaagttggggggggggagggtgttccTTTCAACCTTCAGACTGTAGCCGTGTAACACGCCCTCGGTCCACACTGGGCAGGTGTCTTTGCTGGGGGGCGCTGGGTTGACGCTCTCCTGGCTAGGGCTGGTTTGATATGCAAACCTCGGCTGGCTTGCAGCTAGCAGCGGTCCAGGTGGGTTGGCGCTGGCTTTGGAGAGATGGGACTTGCCCATTCTGATGCTCTGGCGGTGGGAGAAACGCTGCCAGGCAGATAACCGAGCTGCGCCCAGCTTTTCAtggtctctctgtctccctccccaccccccaaggaaCTGGCGAAGTACTTTTTGGCAGAATTGCTCTCAGACCCCAACCAGCCGGACAATGAAGCCCTGGAGCCCGAGGACCTGTCCCGAGGGACA is part of the Chelonia mydas isolate rCheMyd1 chromosome 9, rCheMyd1.pri.v2, whole genome shotgun sequence genome and harbors:
- the SST gene encoding somatostatin, which codes for MLSCRLQCALALLSVALAVSSVSAAPSDPRLRQFLQKSLAAAAGKQELAKYFLAELLSDPNQPDNEALEPEDLSRGTEQDEVRLELERSANPNPALAPRERKAGCKNFFWKTFTSC